The genomic region GACAGTCTTCATTTAATCAAGCCCCACCATGACATCCTTCAGACAATTCTGATGCAGTAGCTTACCACTTGTTCAATAATGACATAATTTTCCCCAGAAATCACAGATGGGCTAGGAACACACCTTAACACCGCACACGAGGACTGTACCAGTCAGTACTACACAGGCACTTCACACCAGTCAGAATGAAAACAACAAACTGGGACTTTGGTCAGTGACAGCACATTCATTATAGCCAGCACCTTGCTGGAGAAGAGCATAACAGCAATTATCTACAGAACTGGTGGCCCAGTGCCACTGGTCCCCCAGCCCTTCGGCATTTTTTCCAGTCCTTACCAAAGGGTAACATATTTAGGCAATAACTGAAAGATCCAAGAGCTAGCAAAAATGAGCATGACAATGTAGTTTCGTTCCAAAAGTTCTCCTTCAGTTAAATTGGTCATTAATGTAATGGTGATGAATTAAGTGAAAGTTCTTGcacatcataaaaataaatgttctggtAGGTACCTGAAGAAGTCTCCATATTTTGGGAAGCCTgccaaaaaaattatattaaattatatttctgaGATATCTAAAGATCATTAAAACAGCACAGATGTGAATCAAACACACATCTGCCAACATCTGATACAAGCGGGTGCACAGCCAGCATCTTATTATGCTTCTGAACCAAAAGGAACTGGTAACACGCACACAAACAGCACCACCGGCCACACACAATGAAAAATCTCTACTTAAGTCAAGACTTCAGTGGGAAAACCTTAGAAACAGACCCCATGCAATACCTGCTGAGGCCTTCTTGCACTAGCCCTAAGAAGCTCTGACTGCCTTAGCCTTCTCTCACGAATAATCTTCATACAGCCATTGGTATCAATCTGAAAGAGCTGCAAGAtaagaatttcattaaaatttgattGAGAACAAAAATATTCTGGTAGAGCCAGTGACAATACAAGATAGATGGGAGAGGCTTCACATGCAAGATACTGGGGACATTTTTACACTTACAGAAAAAATCCTGACAGTACTTGATTTTGGTTGCAgaatttatttaagaaacatcatATGCAAACCATGAGGTCAGACTAATCCGGTAATTAGATGATTAGTTTAATGAACAAAGATAAGCCGTTTACTAAAGCATCAAATACAGAAATAGAGATTACCACTGCTTGAAAAGCAGACAATGCTACTAAGACAGTAAAAGCTAACTGAATAGCGCTACTAAGACAGTAAAAGCTAACTGAATAGTGCTACTAAGACAGTAAAACCTACCTGAATAGCGCTACTAAGACAGTAAAACCTACCTGAATAGCGCTACTAAGACAGTAAAACCTACCTGAATGAAAAGTGTGAACAGTGGAGTGCTCGCGAGACTGACCGATTTAATCTTCTCTTGAATAGAATCAGCTACAAAAGAGTCCAACATTAAAATCAGCTGGGCATTCACTTACAAGATGTAAGAAAGTGCAACAAAAAGTAGGAGAATACTATCCCCAATGGGTCACCAGTACCTTTTGTCTGATGAAAAGCCATCTTCCCGGTTTGCAAGGTGCAAGGCAGTAGCACATTGCCCACCCAAGGTGTCACTGCCATTAGAAGCTTTCTGTCAAGGTTCATTCTTCTCAGACGCTCTCTCTCTTGACGATAAGTTTTCTCCGTGATGTTCTGCAACCCCTGAAGCTTCTGACCAGACGTACTAACTCCAGATGTTTTTgttaaaacagcagcagcaggttttagTATCTTTGATTGCTGTACATGAACAAATACATAATTAGAGTTCCAATTGTGAAGGTACTACCATAATTGTCCCAGGACAAGCTATTCACAGGgcaattatgaaaaataatcatGAGCTTCTCCTCTTGGGAATACAGTGCAAGAAGGTATGTGAttctatcaaaaaaaaccccaaatatttccCACTAAATACAGCCTGGCAGTGCTCATatcacaaaagcaaacaagacGGAAGAGCCACTTACAAGTTTCCTCTGAAAGCACGTGTTGTATCTTAATACTCTTCTCACATTCTCCAGGCTAACCCGCAGCACTTGCTTTCCACACCTGGAAGCCTTAAAATGAAAGCATACAGGAAAAGATAAATGGGAAAGCATCTCACAGAAAATTACTTGCACTGAATATACACAGAAGGTACAAAAGTTTTCAACATTCCTGCTGTTGAAAGTATCTTATTAAATGAAATCAGCCCTGAAGTACAGAAGTTTACCTTATCTTTTAGTCCTTGTGCATTATCACAATACCAAACGTCTATTTCATAAAAGCCTTTGTGTTACGTATCTACAAAAACCCACACTGAGGGTCAGAATTTATTGGCTgattctctttgcatttttttaagtcagaacaATTTTGCTTATGTGAACTTAAATAGCACAGACATTTAATAGACATtagacatttaatatttttctaaggAGTATCTTCCTGCAAAAATGTGCTACAAGACTCCATACTGTCTCAGTACCTGACCTGGGGTGAGAACCTAGCTCAGAATTAGATACAGATGTGTAAGTAAGTTAATTCTTCCACACTCTAAAACAATATGCCCTAGTCACCAGGGTACAGAGACACCACAATTCACTGGACAATTCTGTGTTATGAAGATctaagaaaagttttgtttcagtgaCACTACACGTAGGCAAACACAGATAGATTCTAGGAAATGCATGGGGAGGCAGTGCTAGAAATTTCTGTTTAATCCCACAGCTCCGTTTCCAACAGCACCCCCCAATGGCATAGTGAGAAAGCAGCCAACCAGAGGCGCAAAAGCCATTTTGACTTTTAACTCATCACATACTCTTTTTACTGTAGCAACTACGCTTCCTGGTCCTTTCTGATCTAAGCTCCAGTCCCATCAAGAACAGAATGAGAATCCCAGGATTCACCTTGTTCATTACTTCTACTGGATTCTTCACAATGATATCCGTTGAATGTGGACGTGCGATGCCTCTCAGGAGAGTGTTCAACTCTGTTGATTTATCGGCAACTCTGTCCTTGTCTCCATCACACATTGCACTTGGATCTTCACTGCTACTGGTCTTTGCATCAGCACTTGCGGGCAAGAAAAGGGATGGAGTATGGTATCTTCCTTGGTTTGACTCCTGTGTATTTGTCCGTGTTGGTATCCACAAATCAATGCTGGGAAATGCACGCTCCTCCTTGCTTGTCGTCTCCCCCTCACTTGTCATCTCCTCCTCTGAACTGTCTGGTAAGTCCAGTTCTATGTCTTCACTGCTGCTCTCTGAAGAGCTGGAACTCTCTTGCACGTGTTGGCGTTTTGTTGGCCTAGATCTTTTCTTCTCAGTCAAAAAAAGCACAGACAAGTTTTAGCCAGTGTTCACCCTTGTCTTGCAAATCTCTCAAATCAGTAAACTAAAATGTTTTGAGGCAGTATCCTATCAGTAAGGTGTGACTTGCAAAGGGATagttctgctttatttctgctaAGATTAACTAAATCCAGTACAATTGACAATTGCCTTTAGATGCAGATTTTTATTGGTTTATATTCTTGTATGCAAAGAAGAGCTACAGATAGAGACAAGTCTGTGTTAAGAACTGGTGCATGTGGAAGTACAAACTAAGTACAGTGCTCCATCTCAACACATTCGGGTTTCCATGAACCCTTCTCTCAGGCAGGCGCTTTGCCAATGGAAACAAGACACTCTCTAACATGGTCTGAATCAGCCAGAATTTCTGGAGTGCCTGGTACCAAAACTGGCAACTCATGAGATACACACATGAACACCTAGGTATATCCCATCCTTACAGGCACTTCAAGGCAATAAAGAAATTCTGGATAATATACAAATATGCAGCAAATTAACTTCAGACCTTCAGAACAAAGGCTGCTTTAAGACATCAAAAAATTAAGACCATGAGCATCCATGACAACATCTTGGTTGTGTGAAATCAATGTCAATTTTGCATTGATTTCATAGGATTTTACTTTTAGTTTAGAAAATCTTAAAGGGACAGAACTGTGACATAGCAGAATTTTGTACAATACCTTAGACCCAATCATGAGTTTCCACTTGCTTAGACATTGGGAACCAGTCCGATGTGGCAATTCAGAAGCTATTTTACTCCAGTGACCTAAAAAGGGTCCAGAGCAGAGCATACCTATTAATGGAACGAACTGAGCAACAGGCCTTTGCAGTGCAGAACTTCATACACGTATTATACGTTTCCTCGTATAAAAGACAAGAGTTACTATATTAATGGATCTCAAAACCTTAATACTCATTTGCATTCTTCAGTCAGACTTTGTGCTACTATACACTCAGCAAAAGCTAGAAAATACAACAAATGAACCAGTGATGAAAACCCTGGCAGAACTACACGCTCCCTTGCAGCAGTAATAAGAGCGCTTAGAGGAAAGCTTAAACAGAATGCTGAAAAGCTATTTGTAAGGAAAgctgtgttacagaaaataagagaatTCTTTCACATGCTGTTTAGAGAAAAACTCACCCCTCTAAACTGTCACTGCTCTGATACCTTGCTAACACAGCTATAGAACTCTTTACTGCACAATCCCTCAATAACTCAACTTCCAGGAACAGACTACACAATGAAAGGAAGGTTACAATCATCAATAAGAAACACAGCCTGCTAGCATCAGCTGCAGGGCTTAAAATAAAAGGGGAGAAAACTTAAATAATAAATTCCGTAATAATACTTACTTCTCTAAACTTCTAAAGATTAAGCCACAGAAACACTTACCCAGGCCATGCTTTTGAACCAGTTCAATtagctgctcctcttcctctaaACTCCACTTGCCTTTCTTTACATCACAGTGCAATGCTTTTAAGtaccttcaaaattaaaacattaaagtaaGGAACATTCAATCCTGCTTGTACAGTTCTGATCATTACTCCATGCTCCGAGTATGCATTCCTTATCAGATCTTTCCTTTGTCTAAGGGGTCCCATCCCTACTCCCTTGATACAGCACAGCTACAATCTCTTTATTCTCAAAAATATCAGGCCACATAATTAAGAATTACAACAAGCAGCGGGTAAAATGGGTCACTGAAATTAGGACATACTGTACTCTGAATCTTCTGAAGTTCCAAGGCTGAAAATTGCTCAGCACCTCATTATTGGTGTTCAGTTACAAGAAGTCACTGACTAGATCATTTTCAGATGCAGGCAATCCGTGGATGACAACCTTCCCTCCCTATATTCACTCATGCACATTCAATGACCCCTTTGCTTTAGTTCGGGCAACATCCTTCCCAACTTCTGCTAATCCACAGGCAACTACACTAGGAAGCAGCACGCCACAGGCAATGATGCACTGTTCTCTGTTAAattcaatttccattttttgaCTTCCAATTGCGAATGCAGTTATGCGGAGACAATGTTAGCAACTATATTTAGACCATAACCACTTTTTACAAAACACTCTTTAAGGTGACACTGGTGTAAGTAAAAGAAACATATTTGTAATATAAGTTTCATCTTGGCTCTATGTAATAAACTTGAAATCACAGTTGCTACATTTAGTACTTACCGATCTCTGCACTGAGCATCACTCCGCCCTGGCACTTCTGTCCGAATTTTATACCAGTCACGCTCTCCATACTTCTTAACTGCAGCCAACAGCATCTACGTTAATCAGACAAAGCAAGAGTTGAAATTCTCATCAGTAATAATCCTAACAGACCCGAGAGAAACAGTTGCATTTGTTTCCACTGTGTTCTAAATCTCTGAACAGAACTAAGCCCTCTTGACTTGCAAATTGCCACCTTAGTCCATTTTACATTCCTTTGTGCCTCTGTTAAAGCTCAGATGTATACAGCCATGCAACACCTCAACAGTCTAACCTCTCCACTTTTTGCACCCTGCGATTCTAGGCCTCAGAGAATGGAGCTTACAGCATCTTCCTCTGGTGTCCAGGGTCCTTTCTTCAAACTGGGGTCCACACTCTTTGTCCATCGGTAAATCAGCTGAGCAGAATCTCTTCCTTCCATGTAATAAGCAACTAGAAATGCAAAAGTGCATTTTAAAGTCTGTTGCAAACCGTGTTTCTTCCTTTACTTACATTGTAACTGGGATATTTTCAAACAGTGGATCTCCATTAGAAGCATTTAAATCACACCTTAAATACTTAAACAATGGTACACAACAAGAATTGAAAGAGCATGGCATACACAAAATGTTACTATTTATAACGGCATTATCCATACTAGGCATATGATGGCCCAACAATCCATCCTGCAACAACAGCGAACTGCTAAGAAAGGTTTCAGCTCCAATATATATCAGACAGGTTCAAGACCCCAGGTGTTATACTCACAGGCTTGGATTTAGGACCCCAGATACTTGGTTACTAATCTCAGCTCTACTCCTCAGCAGTCATACTGCCTCCCACACTTCTATGGAACAGAAGCAGCAGTACTGAGCCCCTAGAAAAGGATTCCGGGCACAGCACCAAAAACTGCTAAAACAGCTGGCCATGAATGAATGAATGCTGCCTTTCCAGGGAAGAACTCTGATGATTTTGCTACAAAAACCAAAGCTCACACAATCATCAGTACTTGTTAATAACTCTGCCAGTTTCAACCAAATTTCAAAGATGGATAAAGGTTCCAAGAGATACTAAGTTCTTGCTGATATAATGAAACTTCAAGGTAGGTACAGGAAAGGCATATATCCCCGCTCCCAtcaaggagagagaggaaaactcAGCCCTTCTCTTTCATTCATCTCCCCAACAAGGGGTTTTTAGAAATCAGTACACCTGTAGTTTCAGATGAGACACAGCACTGTTGTGCCCTGTCTAGGTCACAGGCTAGAACAGGAAGGTGAAAACAGAACTGCAACTATCCTGGAAGTGGAAACACTCATAGGAAATAAAGCTTTATTAATTCCTTGAATCAGAGCAGTCTGGGTGCTCTAGTATGCAGAAACATTAACAGACATAAGCCTAGGAGAACAAAAGAAAGTTACAGGTGAatggaaagcattttaatttgtaGGTCACTTACTTTTCTTGTATGGGATATGACTTCCTACTCTCATCTCTTGAACAAGCTCTAAAAGCATCTGGTCTTCACTTTTGGtccattctttccttttcaaatctTTGTTATAGACTTGATACTTCTGCAAGCACTGGAAAGGTGTCCTGTTGGTCTTGacacaatgaaaacagaaatatgcaCATACCTGGTTACTTACGAGGACaaaaaacaagagggaaaggCTAAAGTACCAAACTTTTTTGGTATTGTTCTTGAATGTATCTCAGAAAAGCATTAATTAACAATGAATTAACATTACCATCATTTTCTAAAAATTGACATGAGACACAGTTAAGTCAGAATTAACTGACTTGTCACGTGTTTCTGAGCTCAGAAGACCTTACCCCCAACTCCTGGGCTATAGTCTCCCAGTCCAGATGACCGTGTTTAGCAGCTATCTTCTTTAGTTTCTCTATTTCCTCCTCAGTCCATTCCTTTTTGTTGATGCTTGGATGCTCGCAATTTTGCCAAAACTTCCTCAGTTCTTCTGAACTACGTTGTCCATCAAactaaaagaaagagcaaaaatctgttttgtatTGTAGCTGGGACTGAAACACCTGGACAGACAGGAACACTGACACAAGGAACATATTTTGCATTCTAGATATGTCTTATAGCTAAATTTTCCAGAATTAAAAGATCAAATTTAACCAATAACATCAAATTTTCAGTGCTTCTGTACCTGCCAAGTTGAGACCACCGAACAGTCAACTTTGAGAAATGCATGATGGAAACAGCGGGTGCAGACTAGACCAAGTCAGGTAATTCTCAAGAGAAGGGACACAGATATCAGGAGTAATAAAACAGCTGATCTCCCAACTTACATGGATGTTTGAAATTTTCTCCCAGTCATGCTCATCAAATCTGTTTCCTAACAAGTCACCTTCTGGGAGTTGGCTAAAGCAGAAGGTACAAGAGAAAAAGAACGAGATTAAATGGTTAATTCAACAGTCACTTTGTCTTCCTGATCTTGCTTCATCTTACTCCTCCCCACCTGTTACTGATTTCCACAAGAACTGAACACCCCCTATCTCAAAGCATCGGCTCTTTAACATAGCAACTTTGCCCAAAACaatctttcttctttaaaagtcCCCTACAAGATGATGTTGGCTTagcaggaaaaattattaaagcaATATCAAAGTACATTGCTCCAGGCATGTTAATGAGCAAAAGCTCAGAACTGTTGAGCTCTCTGCTTCCTTATTGCTAAATCAAGAACTATTTGAAACAGCACCTGTATATTGGATATAGATACTACATTTGTATATCAAGATCCAAACCACAGTTCTTAGTAAAGAACTGTGGAGATGAGAGTTCCTCTGAGTTTGAATTTTTTGCACTTAGTTTTTTTGCAAGTGAACACTGAAGTTTTCTCCAAATGTCCTATTTAGAACTACTTGAGGAAGGAGGGAAATTTTAAGATGTAAACTCTGAGAACAGACTTTGATTTTCACCAAGAAAATAAGAAGATGACTTCTCACTTAATTGCCTCTATTTCTTGCTCCagttctttgatttgtttttccaaCATCTGTTTCTCCGTTTCAGTCTTGACTTTTTCCAGTTTATGATTCCAATAATTCATCCTGTTCAAAGACATTTTTATCATTACTTAATATGACTAGGTGGGAGTGAGGTCAACAGTATCAGAAGACATATGGCTAAGATAGTTTCCCCAGCAGTCTTTCATTCAAGTCCATCATTCTTCCCTTCAAGTTTATTTCCACACTACACAAAACTTGTTCTAGGTTTTCCCACACTGCACACTCATTGTCCTATTTTTGCCCCTTCAATGCAAATCATTGACCCAGAACAGGTCTCAGATTAATCATTTTAGTATTTACAGAGAGAACCAACGGTTGTTGCAACAGCAACAAAGACAGACTGTACCAGCTCCCGGCACAGAGATCTCTCGCTGGACACCCCATTACGACTCACTGCCTATCACAATTTCAGTTTCAAGCCCTGTAGACTACTTTAAGTTATACCACTGTGTGAATGGGAAGAAATAAATGGCCACAAAATGACAATACCTCCAAACAAAACCTCTCCACCTGCCAGATACCCACAAAACAATTATCAAGCGTTTACAACCCAACCTGAATGCTGTAACCTCTTGCTTACAGCCAGCACATTGCAGTCCAAGACCCTTCGGTACCACATGCACACCCAGATAATATAGATGTCAACAAAGAATGAAAGATGCTGTCACCTACAACAGTGTTGTCCTTTGCACTGACACCCACAGGACAGGGGAGTTTGAGGACCACTGCTGTAACTCACACAGCAGCTCTCCCAGGCCCAACAGTGGCAGACAAAGTATCTCTGCTGTGTTTTGTAACATTACCAAATTGCAAACAGATAACACAGGAATGTAAGGAAGGTGGAATCTTCAAATATATCCTTTTCTCCCTCCATAAGTAATGTTCTCATCAGGAGAAAGAAGATTTTTGCACAATACTTACTTCAGTAACTTTGGCTGAAGCAGGCGCTGCAAGCGGTCACTTACTACCGATTTCTGCAATAAcgtcttctctctgcttttccctagACAAAACAAGGTAATCGAGCATTCAGACATTAGTGCAATCCCACTgccaagaaaagaagaaaaaaaaaaaggtatccaCTGCTTTCAATATCACTATTAAAGTATCCCTCAGGTCTTCTGTAACAGTTCATCTCTATTAGCTACACAATTTTGCAGTTTTGTTGGGCAAAGTGGCTACCAGAGACTAGGTAAATTGATTCCGTTCTCCACCAAGATGACTAATGTTATGTCTGACTTGGGCAAACTGCAGCCTCTTGCTTGGTTTTAGTTCCGAAGAGACCTCAATAAAGATCATCACCCAGGTGTTTGTAACTATCCAGAGCTGTAAAGTGTCCCTTGAACTTCTCTCATCTGAGCACTACCCCTTGCACAATCTCATTTGGTTTTGGAGTGCTCACAGGAGTTGTTCTGTGATGCATCagaacaaatgcaaatgaaagaaGCGAGCCACTAATCACTCAATGAAACAATTTACAGAGCATCCCATTTACTTTTAACTACTTTTTTTGTGGAGCAAGTATGAAACATCAGAAGTGTTGATGTTTAACTGCAAATGGTGGGAGGGAACCAACAATATGAATATACACATTTGTTATAGCTCTTATAGAACACTGAACAGCACACAGAGTTTCTTACATTTTGTTGAAATCAGTTGTTCAAAGGATTTTATGCCCTGAGCTGCCTTTTCCTTTGCATCTTCATTGGAAGGAGGGCCCTAATGAAGATGAGATACATTGGAAGAGTCAGATACACAGAAAAATTGTCCTTTCTTCTTAGAACTCTAGCatgaactgctgaaaaaaaaaaaaaaaaagactggcaaCTCAAACTTGAGCAAACTGTCATATTCAAACTTCTAAGTTACCTTTATTAGCACTAGCTCACAGATGCAtcataagaaaacaaatacaaatagcTGCTTCAAGCAAGTAAGTTTGCCCACAGTTACATAGCACATCCTTGGCTCAGAGCCAGGCCTGCTGGCTCTGAGCTGACAGTTGTCTGAAGTAGCATTTGAACGCGGGGACACATATTACGCGTGTTCGTCCCTACTTAAGATGGACTACCAACTTGGACaggatttaacagaaaaattaccAGTCATTGCGTGAATATTATATTAATATACATATGGTGACCGTTAACACCTTAGCTACAACAAAAAGTCAGGATCTCTTTTTGCCAGTGACCctttaaaaacacatgaaaaaagtGGTGACATTTGCCTCAGAAAACTCATTTTCAAAGACAATCAGATTTCAACGAGTACTTTAAACGACAGGATGGAATTGGATCGTGGAGATGAAGACAAACAAAATTGAAAACAAGAATGTTCAAGTGTCCCATGGCTAGAATGCCACTCCTCAGAACTCACTTTCAGGCACCACAGACCAACATGGGTtgaataaacatttctgaaagaggGTAAGTAAACAAGaagtgagtgggggggggggggaaggtttcAAACTGAGGAGTAACATTCACAGTTACTCCACTGAAACATAACACAACTCTAACACAGTTACAATTTAAATCTATCATTGAAAAACGTATGAGTACGTAACCTAGTTATATTTACTTACAATTCCTGTTGTTTTATCCTTAAAGTATGGCTTCATAAAATGAcccaaaaatatatttgctgGTAGATTTCTACCATCTCCTGCCTTTGCTATTTTTGGACCACCAAGCTCACACATGATTTCCTTCTGCAAAACAAGAATTAATTAAACAGTGTCAGTGTCTCCTTCAAATTCCTAATTTCAGAGAGCAGTGGCTGAGCCGTCACAAACATCCCAGGCAGGGTTCAAATTTGCAGCACCAGACTGTAAATCAGTGTACGTGTTAATGACAGGATTTGGAGCTTCCTAAGTTTGTATAGTTCACtgcagatgattaaaaaaaaccccactaactTGCTACAAGAAGCTAAAATATAAGATACAAAATACCCTAGTAGCTTTAGCATTTTTGGTGATAAGAAAGCACAAAAACATCAGTCAAATAAGCCATTCGAAAGGCTGCTCAAGTGACATTGGTTTGAActgccatgaagaaaattaacctgGTTCCTGGGCAAGCAAGCCGAGCCCTGCACTAGCATGTGAATAAGGGACTATGCTGCAGCTGATTCCACCAGTACCTGTGATGGACTAGGAATGTCCTGAAAAGTTTTACTGGGCTTGATGGGCAGGGGAAGATGGCAAATGGCAAcccagaaaggaaaaggaattaatGTTTTACTCCTGTTTTGCTCACCTGCTGTTCTTTGTTTTGCGCAATGAGAAGCTCGACTTCATCAATCTTTTCCTGGATAACCTCTTGGTACACATGGTTCATCTGCAGACACGTTTCTGGATCCTGTGGCAGACTACTTTCAATATCATCATCACTACTGTCATCCTCTCTTTCCATTTCCTTGAAGCAAATAACGcatgggggcaggggagagggaaagaagagagaaaaatgcttgcTTTAAAAGCGGGTATGTAACATAACTATTTTTATGAATTAATACTTCTATTATCTTACAAAACTGATTTTCAAGAGAACTGGAGGGACATAACTGTTTG from Chroicocephalus ridibundus chromosome 15, bChrRid1.1, whole genome shotgun sequence harbors:
- the SNAPC4 gene encoding snRNA-activating protein complex subunit 4 isoform X2, with product MEMEREDDSSDDDIESSLPQDPETCLQMNHVYQEVIQEKIDEVELLIAQNKEQQKEIMCELGGPKIAKAGDGRNLPANIFLGHFMKPYFKDKTTGIGPPSNEDAKEKAAQGIKSFEQLISTKWKSREKTLLQKSVVSDRLQRLLQPKLLKMNYWNHKLEKVKTETEKQMLEKQIKELEQEIEAINQLPEGDLLGNRFDEHDWEKISNIHFDGQRSSEELRKFWQNCEHPSINKKEWTEEEIEKLKKIAAKHGHLDWETIAQELGTNRTPFQCLQKYQVYNKDLKRKEWTKSEDQMLLELVQEMRVGSHIPYKKIAYYMEGRDSAQLIYRWTKSVDPSLKKGPWTPEEDAMLLAAVKKYGERDWYKIRTEVPGRSDAQCRDRYLKALHCDVKKGKWSLEEEEQLIELVQKHGLGHWSKIASELPHRTGSQCLSKWKLMIGSKKRSRPTKRQHVQESSSSSESSSEDIELDLPDSSEEEMTSEGETTSKEERAFPSIDLWIPTRTNTQESNQGRYHTPSLFLPASADAKTSSSEDPSAMCDGDKDRVADKSTELNTLLRGIARPHSTDIIVKNPVEVMNKASRCGKQVLRVSLENVRRVLRYNTCFQRKLQSKILKPAAAVLTKTSGVSTSGQKLQGLQNITEKTYRQERERLRRMNLDRKLLMAVTPWVGNVLLPCTLQTGKMAFHQTKADSIQEKIKSVSLASTPLFTLFIQLFQIDTNGCMKIIRERRLRQSELLRASARRPQQASQNMETSSGNSSQPCTQRNLQRGIPRNAVRRPVALKARETSVFESSTPAIQAALPAQGQRQKPKTVSELLREKRLRESRAKKAMQRTVFVAPQMLVSGPLIIQHPPQQIIPSAQAGSRPAAAGCPNSQVQCAPAPLPAFTSVAGSTSTAIVLENHSSSVPETGEIPGASQGTELQSNKELKEQSLESSSEGGAIPGVNPAAAEKALNQGGCNGQVLAGSSASVVLQNQAFVPHQITVVPVGIESGTTSLSLPTPVTCELNNNGPQQGPVNLLPALVAPQAGSHLIPNGILPFTWVVTPQALLPTTVQTVVGVPQGLPAAAVRSQCQTTVASNGNVSSLGVPPVPAGARMPQPSCAETKAPNAQSAEGAPLGKTANHSMILLPVTSASPGCTTSSISSATPACSDGFSKASDSSAAQTALPADGPTLCAVLLPQTQLPASTQGSDSQCVSSLTGLGKSHDSITTNGSTSNPSIITKGLVLQPEDPVPHNNVPRNSGCFAAQALKNRPIASKPPTMQPAESPPQPTASSAEKNLLDFSLISLEDEGVVKEWLNGKQGVQVPSLQTRLPYLPPFLCNLKTLSKLLLQKAALEEQAACLLPPDASRDEGTGVDLHAIKELVQQKLGDNPAYLLLKARFLAAFTLPAVLATLPPPKVTTTLSASRKQYEESDEEEWQSEKEVSEEESCRNELTGVQLDGTVGDEPGDKDADLLNQGVGAEEIAAQSVLDSCINVADASAPQIRRSTRFRKRKRM